A single region of the Salvia miltiorrhiza cultivar Shanhuang (shh) chromosome 8, IMPLAD_Smil_shh, whole genome shotgun sequence genome encodes:
- the LOC131000923 gene encoding dof zinc finger protein 1-like: MIHLLSPLLPQLSSLELLTGLASTPRGLSFFMPSPTDPYSSSGSGFPMIEFKSSSLNFLLDGVGTGSSYGSFQGAPETNGKLLFPFEDLKQQVSSNNGDQNRDDNDDSNGYLGEYMNYLREINEFIFVSSWWITFCCGPYECAIIQILVLI, translated from the coding sequence ATGATCCACCTTCTCTCGCCGCTGCTGCCTCAACTCTCGTCGCTGGAGCTTCTCACGGGGCTGGCGTCCACGCCAAGGGGTTTGAGCTTCTTCATGCCGTCGCCGACGGATCCCTACTCGTCGTCGGGGTCGGGATTTCCAATGATAGAGTTCAAGTCGTCGTCTCTCAACTTCTTGCTGGATGGGGTCGGGACCGGTAGCAGCTATGGAAGCTTTCAGGGGGCTCCGGAAACGAATGGGAAGCTTTTGTTTCCGTTTGAGGATTTGAAGCAACAAGTATCGTCCAATAATGGTGACCAAAATCGAGATGATAATGATGATTCAAATGGATACTTGGGTgaatatatgaattatttgagagagattaatgaatttatttttgtgaGTAGTTGGTGGATCACGTTTTGTTGTGGACCTTATGAATGTGCTATTATTCAAATACTTGTATtgatatga